In one Arachis duranensis cultivar V14167 chromosome 9, aradu.V14167.gnm2.J7QH, whole genome shotgun sequence genomic region, the following are encoded:
- the LOC127741542 gene encoding uncharacterized protein LOC127741542 — protein sequence MALSPPVPPKGRALVCCSVCCRGDLRRPLSEATEAAPSAPAARACFFFCRRRRFSSSHEFQSHPIPINSTIAAVASPSSRNQTPSSSCSFSYPFASYTSGNFAPEPPPCPHALLLLLWPPSAFFFHLFATVSNIVIREILLGATTKLPLTTLHGYKEVQLEPTSSWALLRKDFAAPSKYTGIFQASKDIFREEGFQGFWRGNVPALLMVMRYTAIQFRVLHKLKTLASGSSKSEDHSSLSPYLSYVNGGISWISREQLAAVYMKNVDEGELVVAYNSGFGGIVFGLLNFSSNNRAGSSSSPNNEVVSYGNGKGAELEEKRDMRPREIQLVMSGYLPSVMSQSDLVGFGIL from the exons aTGGCGCTGTCGCCGCCTGTTCCCCCGAAGGGTCGTGCTCTCGTGTGCTGTTCTGTGTGTTGTCGGGGGGACCTCCGCCGCCCCCTTAGCGAGGCGACGGAGGCTGCCCCCTCCGCTCCGGCTGCTCGGGCTTG CTTCTTTTTCTGCCGCCGCCGCCGCTTCTCCTCGTCGCATGAGTTTCAGTCACATCCAATTCCAATCAATTCAACAATAGCCGCCGTGGCTTCACCTTCCTCTAGAAACCAGACGCCGTCCTCCTCATGCTCCTTTTCCTACCCCTTCGCTTCATACACCTCCGGCAATTTTGCTCCCGAGCCTCCCCCTTGTCCCCACGCgcttctcctcctcctttggCCACCATCAGCGTTTTTCTTCCACCTCTTCGCCACCGTGTCCAACATCGTCATCCGTGAGATTCTACTCGGAGCAACCACCAAGCTCCCCCTGACAACACTCCACGGCTATAAAGAG GTTCAACTAGAGCCCACATCTTCATGGGCTTTACTACGCAAGGATTTTGCTGCACCATCAAAATACACTGGTATATTTCAAGCATCTAAAGATATTTTCAGAGAAGAAGGTTTTCAGG GTTTTTGGCGGGGGAATGTACCGGCATTGCTTATGGTTATGCGATATACAGCTATACAGTTTAGAGTTTTACATAAGTTGAAAACTCTTGCCTCTGGTTCTTCCAAGTCAG AGGATCACAGTAGTTTGAGCCCTTATCTGTCCTATGTCAATGGGGGCATTAGCTGGATAT CAAGGGAGCAGCTAGCTGCTGTGTATATGAAGAATGTTGATGAGGGAGAATTAGTTGTGGCATATAA TTCTGGTTTTGGTGGCATAGTGTTTGGTTTGTTGAATTTCAGCAGCAACAACAGAGCTGGTTCATCTTCCTCACCTAACAATGAGGTGGTGTCTTATGGGAATGGGAAAGGAGCAGAGTTAGAAGAGAAGAGGG ATATGCGGCCGAGGGAGATCCAACTGGTCATGAGTGGGTACCTGCCCTCTGTGATGTCTCAATCAGACCTGGTTGGTTTTGGCATCCTTTAG
- the LOC107465463 gene encoding uncharacterized protein LOC107465463 gives MGVTPFHRSILEVRLPKHFDKPTDMRYDGTQDPLEHLTAFEARMNLEGVGDEVRCRAFPVTLAGPAIRWFNGLPQGSIYSFSDISRAFLAQFTTRIAKAKHPINLLGVTQRQGEPTRKYLDRFNDECLEIDGLTDSVASLCLTNGLLNENFRKHLTMKPVWTMHEIQTVAKEYINDEEVSRVVAANKRQPSYNQTRQQGNGERPKGQTREEALSKAPRTFPRVGKFTNYTPLALPVAEVYQQIAEKGIPPKPRPLKDRTGGNKNLYCDYHKGYGHLTQDCFDLKDALEQAIREGKLAAFSHLIREPRRRYRDQDEEGKTRSAKRRQEPEGGEHGLTVINVVTAKNAAPRSRSAHKKDTKILSISSSSTRNSKKPPFISFGPEDQWFDDVQENPPMVITARVGTGLVKRIHVDTGADSNIMFRNVFDALGLKDADLTTHQHGVIGLGDHFIKPDGVISLPISVGQTQGRRSAMAEFVILRDSTAYNIILGRKTINDFEAIINTKLLIMKFVTDDGSIGSIRGDLETAVACDNASLSLRKKSKEASGVFLADLDARVDDKPRPEPEGDLEKFRIGDEDERFTFVNKNLPRELKEPLVEMIRAS, from the coding sequence ATGGGCGTCACCCCATTCCACCGATCTATCCTCGAGGTCCGGTTGCCGAAACACTTCGACAAACCAACAGACATGAGGTACGACGGAACTCAAGACCCTCTAGAACACCTCACGGCCTTTGAGGCCAGGATGAATCTGGAGGGAGTGGGGGACGAGGTAAGATGCCGTGCCTTCCCAGTAACCTTAGCGGGGCCAGCGATCAGGTGGTTTAACGGCCTCCCGCAAGGATCCATCTACAGCTTCTCGGACATCAGCCGTGCATTCCTGGCCCAATTTACAACACGGATAGCGAAGGCAAAGCACCCCATCAACCTTCTAGGGGTAACCCAGAGACAAGGAGAACCGACCAGGAAGTACCTAGATCGGTTCAACGATGAATGCTTGGAAATCGATGGCCTAACCGACTCGGTGGCCAGTCTTTGCCTGACAAATGGCCTCCTCAACGAGAACTTCCGAAAACATCTTACCATGAAACCGGTTTGGACAATGCATGAGATCCAGACGGTAGCCAAAGAGTACATAAACGACGAGGAAGTCAGCCGAGTAGTGGCCGCCAACAAACGGCAGCCCAGCTACAATCAAACCCGACAACAGGGAAATGGGGAAAGGCCAAAGGGACAAACCAGGGAAGAGGCGCTAAGTAAGGCACCAAGGACATTCCCCCGAGTCGGGAAATTCACCAACTACACTCCGCTCGCTCTCCCCGTCGCGGAAGTTTACCAACAAATAGCCGAGAAAGGAATCCCGCCGAAGCCCCGACCACTCAAGGACCGCACTGGAGGGAACAAAAACCTTTATTGTGACTACCACAAGGGTTATGGCCACCTAACGCAGGATTGTTTTGACCTGAAAGATGCACTGGAACAAGCGATAAGGGAAGGAAAACTAGCGGCCTTCTCCCACCTAATCAGGGAGCCAAGGAGGCGCTACCGCGACCAAGACGAAGAAGGCAAAACCCGTTCGGCAAAGCGACGACAAGAGCCAGAAGGCGGAGAACACGGCCTCACTGTGATAAACGTAGTAACGGCCAAAAACGCCGCACCAAGATCCAGATCCGCACACAAGAAGGACACAAAGATATTGTCGATCTCCTCCTCGTCGACGCGAAACTCTAAGAAGCCTCCATTCATTTCTTTCGGCCCAGAAGACCAATGGTTCGACGACGTCCAGGAAAACCCACCCATGGTCATAACGGCCCGAGTAGGGACCGGTCTCGTCAAGCGCATCCATGTCGACACGGGAGCGGACTCGAATATCATGTTCCGCAACGTGTTCGATGCGCTGGGATTAAAGGATGCCGATCTAACGACTCACCAACACGGGGTCATTGGATTGGGCGACCACTTCATCAAACCGGATGGAGTAATATCCCTGCCGATCTCAGTGGGACAGACTCAAGGCCGAAGATCGGCGATGGCCGAGTTCGTGATCCTCCGAGACTCCACCGCCTATAATATCATTCTGGGAAGAAAAACGATCAATGATTTCGAGGCCATAATCAACACAAAGCTGCTAATCATGAAATTCGTTACCGACGACGGATCCATAGGGTCCATAAGAGGAGACCTTGAGACGGCGGTCGCTTGTGACAATGCCAGCCTCTCCCTTAGAAAGAAGTCCAAGGAGGCGTCCGGTGTGTTCCTAGCCGACCTAGATGCCAGAGTAGACGACAAGCCTAGACCGGAACCAGAAGGGGATCTGGAGAAGTTCAGAATCGGTGACGAAGACGAAAGATTCACGTTCGTTAACAAGAACCTCCCACGCGAGTTGAAGGAGCCCTTGGTCGAAATGATAAGAGCCTCCTAG